The following is a genomic window from Micropterus dolomieu isolate WLL.071019.BEF.003 ecotype Adirondacks linkage group LG12, ASM2129224v1, whole genome shotgun sequence.
ACAGTCCTGTCTCTATCCCGACAGAGTGAATGATACAGtgcatacatttaaaatggaTGTTTTAGCAGCattcattatttttctgtccaAGTTTGTATCAGCTGTTTTCAAACTAACCAAAATGGGAGTCTTTTGAGTTAGCAGCAAAATCCTAATATCACACTATTATATAAGTCCTTTAATTCCATTGTCATGATAGAGAAATCAGATTCCGTTTCCAACAGTCCTCTTTTATCTGCGCACACACTGTTGTCCACGTGATGTCCTGAGTTTGACTCTGCACACCGTTCTGTGGACACCAGCCCCACAACGGCACCAAAACCCAGAGACAACTATAAAAGCATGTGCTTCTTGGACAGGTGTTCTTATCAGGGAATTTTATGGAAGCCCATTAGAACAagcaaaatgataaaaataatcagTCAAAATGAATAATGACATAAGTCAACTCTAAATTGTGAATGTAAAAAACGACTAACATATAAAAGGAAATCTCAACTTTGACTGACgtcatcattgagtccatcctcacctcctccatcaccatctggtacactGCTGCCAGTGCCAGAGACAAGGGCAGGCTGAAGCATATCTGCTCTGCTGAGAAGGTGACTGGCTGCAATCTGCCACCCCTCCAGAAccctgaggcgagcaggaaagattgtggctgaccCCTTTCTCCCTGGCCACTGGCACAAACTGTATAGCTCTAAAAACTAGCAGACATATTGTACATACATTTAATACtactttcatatttttttaattgtacattttgtattttccatCTTCACTTTTTATTATCTcgttgtgtttattgttatgaACCAAAATACCAAGGATAATTCCTTGTACATCAATTAACTAACAAACCTGATTTTCTGATTGTGAGCATTTGAAGCCATGATGCCATTTTGACATATCAtgaatatttctatttttgtcaTTCCtagcatttcattttcattctttttctgGCAGAAATGATCTTCCATAGAATTTCCTatgtgaaaaatacattttatttgtcaacAGTTAGTTTCCATATAAAATTTCCCTTAATTTTACAgctttatcttgttttttttgttaaagcttTCCCCACCATTCCTATTAGTTACATGTTTTGCACCAGCTTCAGTACCGACGTCTCTGGACACTGGCAAATGtaaatagaaaattaaaaaacacttaaTTCTTGCCTAGAATTTTCCTTTCTGATATAAAACTGGCCTATATGTTATCAAATTGAAATGTGGGAAAAAAACGTTGTACataaagccaacacctgtccaAAAGGTACATGTGCTTTGAGATCAGGGAGGGAGACAGTATCTAAAAGCAGAtatacaaaaaatgtatttatgggGAAGTGAGCGCTAACTGGTTCATTTCTGCTCACTGTATGCTGGTTACAAACATCTTGGCATGGTAAGGCCATCATGGAAATGGGCTGGATTCTCCATCTAGGGTCTGTGTTTAGTGAGAACATAAAAGTACAAGAGGTGATCCAGGATCAGAGGCCAATACCACTTCATTTCCCTACACTATCTTGAGCacctgaaatatatttaaaacctCATCAAAGCTGCATTCATAAAAGTTCATTTCTAATCAATTCTAATAACCAAACTCTTGCTTGTGGGCTAGAACTGTATTTGCTCTGTGTGCCATAGCTTAGGAAGTGCTGGAAAATACTGCTTAGGTGAGCTTAGCTATTAACAATGGCAAAACATACATGACAGAGACAGCTCTAGCTTTTATCCTCATGTCGTAAGCAACAAATTCCACATCAATCCGTCCAAATCTGTCACACTTGATATGCACTTAGCGGGAGACGTACACTGACATCCACTGTAGACAATCCCAGCTTCCAACTCCGCTGCATGAACTCTGCAGCAGTTCTAATCAGTTCCTCAACGGACAGGGCAACACTCAGCAGCAGTGCAGCACGTAGGAAGAAGCGTGAAAAGTGAGAATTGTACCACATCTTGATTACACACAGGACACTAATGGTTGTGTAGcaggagagaggcagagacagaccCTGTCTCACCTAGCAGTGTTCTGACATCTAACTgtgaaatgtgttgtgtttcaaAGGAAAAGTATTGTTACTATTCCGCCAGTGTCTTGACTTATCCGAGTTAATGAGAACACCAAGATCAGTGGGTAGGTTCATGCTGtggttagcatagcttagcaaaaagtctggaagcaggggaaactgctagcttagcacagacaaaagtgaaaaaaaaacaaaaaaaaaaaacagctcctATACCTTCAGCTGACTTGATGTGTGAAAATGCAAAAGTCATTTTCATAGTGTGACGAGTGCAGTTCAGTAATAATAATGGATAATAAATCATCATCAAtctttaacatttatttgtgatgacttttaaacattttgcttAAGCTAGCACAGGCTAAGCTATGCTCTGGAAATGTCTTTGTAGCGGAAGCATGGAGATGACTCTGCTGTCAGTTCCTTTATTGGTCAACAACACAGTACACTTGGCAAAATAATTCTAACTCCAGGTTCACATACTTTGCTTATCAGCAGCTTTCAACTACAAAATGcgagtaagtggaccttgatttaagattattttgtcaagcCACTATTCCCAATATAAATCTAATCTTTCTGGCTCAAGCAGTATGGTATCTTGTTCTATCACTGAATCTATAGGTAATATATGTGGTTCTACTGTGATCTGATTAATACATAACCATCAACAGCGCGTTTTCCTGTTACGTTTTTGTCAAGTCAGAGCATAACGTACACCTACATGTGTGCCTACACACACCCACTGCGTGTCCTGTGTGTTCAAGCCCTTGGACTGAAAGCCACTGAATGTCTTTAAGGCTTCACTGTATGATGCGTGTGTGTAGAAAAGTCTTGTAACAAGGCTGTACTGTGACATATTGCATAAATCACCATCATTATCACTATGGTGTTAGAATTAACCATCAAATGTAAATCTTAATAGGATTCTTTGTTATCCACAGTTAGGACTGGACAATACTCATTAATTCCCTGCGTGTGTGAGACTGACAGAAATCGGTGAAGAAGACATAAGTGCAAGTCAACAAATATATCTGGGGGGGGGGTCACCAGCCCTCAGAGGGGAGTTTGTAGGTGTGTGTATTGCTGTGATGGTGTGGAGGTGGTGGGGGAGGAGGTGTTAGGAGTGGGATTGTTAGCCAGAcgggaggaaggggaggagtcAGATAGCTGCAGCGCCTCCAGTTTCTTCAAGTACTCGTCTCTGAGGGCCAACAGCTCCTTGTAGCGCTGCTCCACCGGACTCTGCTGCtggagtacacacacacacacacacacacacacacacacacacacacacacacttgcatgaGACTGTACAGTTTAGTGCATTTTCATTATGTGGTGTGTCTAAAGACAAAATGTGTGTCCCCAGTGTGTCTTAAGACCCCAAGACCCATTTGAATTTGTCTCCCTTCTTGACGTCATGGACGAAGGACCTCCTCCAAACCCTTTTtactctctgtagcacagacaatcTCTGCAACCcgtgtgtgctaatccattttttcactcatattctttgtctttttaatttctATCTTCATAATAACAAATAACTGCTGTGTCACGCCAccgtcacaagacagcaagttgtgtagtctgcacaagcctttacagaaagtgcttttatggtTATGAAGGAAAGTCAGTAAATATtttggttttccctctgatgtcctccagctgctctgcctcaactcttaATTTAAGGAGTTTCCTGATGGTCAGATAACTTATTGCTACAGTTagactacagacagacagcttctgttttagtttgtttgtaacAATTTGCTATTAGCCGAGCTACATCGCTTTGCTTGTGTAAAACAAAGcgcaaaataaaatatcactttCTACATGCTTGTTGAACAGATGTCTTTACAAAAGTACAACAGATAAAGTAtcagggtacccccaggattctcaaagttaaatttaagactaagacctttttaatagcacctaggatgaaatttaataccaacttgaCTGCCGTataatgaaaaatctgtatGATTTTAAGCCCAAGAAGATTATTTACAAAGTtatatgaatttaataaaacattttattataatacattaatatttaacacactaaagctttttggggtgtgtttgtactttgataagtATCACTTtctgttgaaaagtggtggggacagaGGTTcaaattaggggtgtgatgatacacttggctcacatgcacgatttacaatattgggttcacgagaacaagacaatattttaacactattgtgatgaaatattcaatgctgaaatatataaagaaTGCATATTGacatgcatatttgtttcttctatatttaaattgcattgcgtgttttcttattgtgcaaataaacctttctcaaagtattttcatttgttttttttaacatttcttgtttcgagccatttttcagaacaaatttaacaaatgcttcaaaaaaaagtgatggaaacGTGTttttgtgcgtttgtgtgtgtaagagaaggaaatgttgaatcactcTCCGCTCAGATTAGGCTATAACTCGAACACTGCAAagatctcaccacaaatccacacgttaacttctgcagctcggataaagtgcagctcacagtcccaaacagagcaagtttgCGCCTCAGTTTGTAacgttatattttttttaaattgaaactcTACATGTCACGTTACCACTTGGGCACAAACTTAATGCGTTTCACAGCGCAAGGTGGGTCCACTTAAATAATTTCACGGCGCTAGCTGGTGTTGCATCAGCAGTCTTTGTGATGCGTTAATGTTAACATGTTCATACCACCATGAAAACAAGATTTTTCGTCAGCACCAATGTAAATGATGACACAGGTACTCTCAACAAGACAAGTAGACAAGACAGGTAATAATGGAGGAGCCACCTTAAATTACTGTACTGGTGCATATTCAGAAAAAACTAATCACATTACTACAAACCAACTGATACGCTGGTATGTTATAACAAACACACTGAAGTCCTACCTGTTGCCGTATGCGTGGGTTCCAGCGAATGTAGTATGTTACCCACAGCTCTAGGTGGCGCATGCTGGCGACAGGGTAGAGGACCCTGCCAGACTCCGGGGTGTAGAAGGGGTTTAAATAAATTTCCATCTTACTGTTGACCAGAGACCACAGAGACACCGTCTTTGACCTCACCTCCTGCACAACACAAAGGGTGTAATTAGGATACAATTAAAGCTGAAATGCACTGCAAAGTAAAAGAATGCTTGCATTCATGCTGTCGAGCGACTTAGAGCAGGCAGTAATGACCAGTCTTACATGCTGGTCTCGAGCACTCTCACAGTTGTACAGGAAAGTCCCAAAGCGACAGCTGTAGAGATGATCCAGGATTGTCAGCAACAGACGCTCATTAAACTCAAAGGCTGTAGGAAactgagagaggaggagaggagaggccaAAGATGGCCTCAGTCATGTCAGATCTCAGATCAGGGAACACTCTTTGGTAGAATAGTCTTTAGGTCTCTGCTGCCACTTCAGTCTTTCTAACTGCATGTGTTGTTCGCAGCTGCTTTATGCTGTATGAAAAGTTTCTCCTTCAGTTCATTTAATGCCTGCAGCCATCTGAAGGCAGCAGGAAGCATGCTGTATGTTGAGAACTTTCAGTTATGAAGTGCTGTGTCATAGTGCAGTGCCATTACGCACAGCTATCTACTTCTTTCATTAAAACTCATGCAAAGGACAGCAGGCTGCTACAGAAGACCACACACCTCTACTCACATCAGACTGGTCCGTTATAACTGGCCCTGATGCCCTCCTGAAAATCTATGCCCTTTGGCGCCCTGCTCTCTGCCTGTTTTGCTTTGCTTACTATTTATCCATGAGAAACAATTCCAGTGTTGCATTGgtgtttaaattgtgtttttattattaaattatcacAACCGCCGATTTACAGTCACCTTCACCCAGCCCTTTTGCacactgagctgctgcacaTAAATGAACCAAACTAGCAGACGCCCACACTGTCTGTACACCCAAGACCTGCTGCTCTGTGCGCTCACATGCATGAAACAGGGCCGTCTTTTTAGAGGGCCGGTTTGTGACATGTACCGCTACCTCACGTAACAAAtgtgaaggggaaaaaaaaaattatccgTGTTTTTACAGCTCCTATGTGACAAATGATGTAAATACCTTTGAGGTTACATTCCCACATGAGCGCAGCTCGATGATTCACATGTATTAAACCTACCTGTTTAGTCATCTGCCATACACAGTCAATGAACTGAACAAAGATGGGTGATCTGTCCTGATCTGCATGGTTCTTGTCACCGTGACCTatcctctacacacacacacacacacacacacacacacagagtaaattAATTAGTAAAATATGTGAGCGTACTGAATATGAATtcatattaaaaacacacaaagctgaGGAAGATGATTCTGAAGACAGGACTTTACTTATATTACTTACTGAGGCAAACTTGTGCCCAAAGCTGATCCATTCCTTCTCGATCAGCACCTGAAATAACACAAGAAAATGTTCCATACATCAGACTCTTCTCCATTCATTTCACTAAAGCTTTATTCCAAAAGCCAGACTATTAAAAAAGTGACACTTTTAtttgtatgtactgtaaaaaccaCTGTATATGTACAATTAAAGCTTACAGTGCTGCTCCCAACCATTTTTCTCTTGCATAGTcttgattttgttattttatttttttattttcattttttattttatatttagtcAAActaatcttgtttttttatgttagtTTTGGTAAACTAAAAGTATGGGCATTTTGGTCTCATCTTAGTCAAAGAAACTGAAACTATTTTAGTAAAGATTTAGTCATGATGGTTACATTGTGCTAGTCAGTCTAGTCTAGGCAAAaccaataataatttattttacgTAAGATTTTATCTCATCATTATCTGATTAAACACAGCCTACATACTAGTTGGCTTACTATAGCTCACAAACCCACCTCAGTGTTTTAGTGATGAGCCTTAATGCGTCTCTTCAGGTTTGTGGTATTGTTACCAGCTACTCTATGCacagtgtatttgtttttttccttagCCTCACTGTAACAAAAATAGGGTCTTTATGTTGGCaattgtattttacattttattgtcatCTGTTATAACAATACTGTATGTTAATATGGTTAGTTAGAGTTAAATGACGTCAGTGCCACGTCGTCTCgtcaaaaaaacacataagGTTTTTGGTGAACATAATTAAGTCATGGTCTTTGTTGACAGAATGAACCCTGCTCTGCCGTGGATGAGCAGTTCCCTGTCATAATGTTGTTTGTGCAGTTACTGACCTGGAATCCTCTGAGAGTGCGGTAGTGACTGTCCAGCATCAGCATGGCCAGAGAGGTGAGCTGAGCCGTTCGGTCCCAGCCGTCACTGCAGTGAACCACCACAGAGTTCCCACTGGAAACCTTGTCTGCTACTTGGATGGCTCCTGACAACACCAgctacacacacgcactcaaATTGGGCCAGGCTTTGGACTTTCAGAAAATAACAGTACTGACAGCCCATGAAGGCAGAATAcgaataaaaattatattttacacCTAGATGAAATAGATATTATTTTTCTTACCTTAACATGTTCTAGCCAGTGTGTAGACTCTAGACTGGATAGCCAATGAGATTCCTCCACATTGGGGTAGACGATGTCTTTGAGTTTCTTTAGGGACTCTCTCATGACGTGGATATTCTGAATGTCCAGGAAGATGAGCTCTGCGTTTTGGTACTCATCACCCTCGTAGCCTCCTCCTGTGGCCTGGGGAATAGCAAAGACGGTAAGAGAAAATACAAGACAAAACTAAACTGCTTGGCCAGTAAAGATGAATGAAGGAATGAACAGCATGCACCATACGATCGAACATTCACACTAATCCCGAAACAGATAATCAATTATAAGAAAGTTTTGATTCTATTCTGAGTAATAAAAccttcaatatttttattatttctcatTTTACAGCTTATATTAGCATGTCTACTACTAAGAGAAACAGATAAGGGGAAAACACTGTTCGACACCCCATGATAACAGAAGGCCCTGACACACATATCTGTTCAAGTGGTCATTTTTTTAATGGTGATAGAGATGATTTTATTCTGATTCTTTTGTTGGATATCAAAAGATTTGTGAACACAATGGGCCTTGTGTaagaacatttttacttttggaCTGCTATGGCAACTggcagcgcttgtagaagcagcagccggtAGCGCCTTTAAActtcgctacacttttgttttttccagctttattgccaaaacatgtgttacctctgacataaatacagtcattggaaaatGAAGATGGGTTTTTAGAgttaaagagcagcagaacaTGATCCACTTGGCCCAAACAACGGGACCAGGCGCCACGGCGGGTGccgtgatcgctcagaggagagagagccaggagaggagcatGCTGGTCTtaagcttggacttaattctgctcctcaAGAGCCGGTCTGGATAAAATGGGACTCATATTGACCAGACAacagaattcagagactgttgttcCTACattgttacagagacctgccccgaatgaatgaatgaaaaaatgaatgaatgaataaatgtaacaataACTGTACACAtcgttttattttaacatattttagcAGGATGGAACAACAAACTTCACTTCATTAAGCAGCCTTGTGCTGGATGACTAATAAACCTTGTATCTTTCTCCTACTTTTCCTGTACAGTGGGCATGTCAGATTCAGATACTGTGTACATGATCTGCTTAAACATGATGAATGTCTTCTGTGTGTAAATGACCACATGTTTCGTGAGAATAATTAACAGGCCAAGCCTCCTGCCCATATGTCCAGAAGCATTCAT
Proteins encoded in this region:
- the mtm1 gene encoding myotubularin isoform X2 codes for the protein MTSPVSVYSNSNTLDTHIPSASRESLKMELLAEVSLLPGEERIIDKDIIYICPFSGAVKGKVLITNYRLYFKSSEADVAVMLDVPLGAISRVEKMGGASSRGENSYGLDIMCKDMRNLRFALKQEGHSRRDIFEILFRYAFPLSHGLPLFAYVTQEKYEENGWNIYKPIEEFRRQGLPNNKWRITFINKNYELCDTYPTMLAVPFKSKEEDLRRVAAFRSRGRIPVLSWIHRENQAVIVRCSQPLVGMSGKRNKDDERYLDLIREANDTAKLTIYDARPNVNAVANKATGGGYEGDEYQNAELIFLDIQNIHVMRESLKKLKDIVYPNVEESHWLSSLESTHWLEHVKLVLSGAIQVADKVSSGNSVVVHCSDGWDRTAQLTSLAMLMLDSHYRTLRGFQVLIEKEWISFGHKFASRIGHGDKNHADQDRSPIFVQFIDCVWQMTKQFPTAFEFNERLLLTILDHLYSCRFGTFLYNCESARDQHEVRSKTVSLWSLVNSKMEIYLNPFYTPESGRVLYPVASMRHLELWVTYYIRWNPRIRQQQSPVEQRYKELLALRDEYLKKLEALQLSDSSPSSRLANNPTPNTSSPTTSTPSQQYTHLQTPL
- the mtm1 gene encoding myotubularin isoform X1 — its product is MTSPVSVYSNSNTLDTHIPSASRESLKMELLAEVSLLPGEERIIDKDIIYICPFSGAVKGKVLITNYRLYFKSSEADVAVMLDVPLGAISRVEKMGGASSRGENSYGLDIMCKDMRNLRFALKQEGHSRRDIFEILFRYAFPLSHGLPLFAYVTQEKYEENGWNIYKPIEEFRRQGLPNNKWRITFINKNYELCDTYPTMLAVPFKSKEEDLRRVAAFRSRGRIPVLSWIHRENQAVIVRCSQPLVGMSGKRNKDDERYLDLIREANDTAKLTIYDARPNVNAVANKATGGGYEGDEYQNAELIFLDIQNIHVMRESLKKLKDIVYPNVEESHWLSSLESTHWLEHVKLVLSGAIQVADKVSSGNSVVVHCSDGWDRTAQLTSLAMLMLDSHYRTLRGFQVLIEKEWISFGHKFASRIGHGDKNHADQDRSPIFVQFIDCVWQMTKQFPTAFEFNERLLLTILDHLYSCRFGTFLYNCESARDQHEVRSKTVSLWSLVNSKMEIYLNPFYTPESGRVLYPVASMRHLELWVTYYIRWNPRIRQQQQSPVEQRYKELLALRDEYLKKLEALQLSDSSPSSRLANNPTPNTSSPTTSTPSQQYTHLQTPL